A window of bacterium genomic DNA:
GCGTTGCATGAGCATGAGCCGATGATGGCGAACGCTGTCCTCGAGGGTCACGTCCGTCTCCCTCCTTCCGAAACCCGCCAGGTCTCGGTTGGAGTATTCGGAGGTTGGACTGTGACCCTCTTGCTGTCACGGGAGGTACCCTTCCAAGTGTCAACACTACATCCAATCAGTACATCCTAGGGGGCGCTCACGCGCCCGCGGCTTCCGTCGCGGACGGCCTCCGAGACGCTCCCAGCGGCAGCGCCACGGTGACCGCGAGCCCTCCCCCACCCCGGTTCTCCGCCCAGATGCGCCCCCCGTGGAGTTCCACGATGCCCGCCGCGATCGTCAACCCGAGCCCGACCCCGCCCGCGTCGCCCGGCCGGCGGATGCGGTGGAACTTGTCGAAGATGCGGTTCAGTTGGTCGTGCGGCACACCGGGTCCGCGGTCGGCAACCTGGATGCACACCTGCCCGTCCTCCCACCACGCGCGGACGTCGATGGCGGTGGTCGGCGGCGTGTAGCGCAGGGCGTTGTCGAGGACGTTGATCAACGCCTGGATCATCAGCACAAAGTCCATCGGGATCTGGGGAAGGTTGGGTTCCACCGCGACCTTGATCTCGCGTCCCGTGAGCGCGTCGCCCATCTGCGTCAAGACCGCACCGACCAGGTCCTCGATGTCCGCGCGCTCCAGCCGAAGCCTGACGGCCCCTCCCCCGAGCCGCGTCATCTCCAACAGGTTGCCGACGAGCCGGTTGAGGTAGTCCGCCTGCTCCTTCGCGGTCTCCAGCAACTCCCGCCGCGTCTCGGCGTCCAGCACCGCGTCTGCGTCGACGAGGCTGCTGACCGCGCCCGTGATCGAGGCGAGCGGCGTGCGCAGATCGTGCGAGATCGAGTTCAGCAGGGCCGACTGGAGCCTCTCCGTTTCGCGCGACAGCTCCAGGCGGCGCGAGACGTCCGCGAGGTTGGCCCGCTCGATTGCGAGCGCGGCCTGACTGGCGAACGCCTGGAGCAGACGCCGCTGCTCCTGCGTAAGATGGTCCCCCTCGTCGGGCGGGCGCGTGATCCCGAGCACGCCGACGACGGCCTGGGCGGTCTTGAGGGGCAGATACCGCGCGCGCGCACCCGGCAGCGTGTCGGTGCCGTACCCGGCGGGCTCGCCGTGCCGGAACGCGTACGTCGCCACCGCCAGTTCGTTCTCGTCGAGCGGAAACTTCGGCGCCATCAGCGCCGGCCGGAGCGACTCCCCGGCCGGCAGGAGGACCGCGCCGTCGCGCCCGAACGTCGCGGCCAGATGCCGAAGGACGACGTCCACGATCCGGTCGACGTCTCGCGCGGCGGCGAGATCGTTGCTGAGCGCGTACAAGACCGTCGTGTACGCCTCGCGGCGCCTGACGGCCTGCGCCTGTTCCCGCGCGCGGCCCGCCAACGTGCTGATCACCAGGCCGACGACGAGCAGGCCCGCAAACGTGAGCAGATACTGCGTGTCGGACGCTCGAAACGAGAAGCGCGGGGGCGCGATGAAGAAGTCGTACGCGAGGACACCGAGCGTGGCGGTGGTCACCGCCGGCCCCCGTCCCCACTGCAGCGCAACGATCACGACGGCGAGCATATACAGCATCGTCAGATTCGCCGCGTCGATGAGCCCGCGGACGAGCAGGCTCACCGCGGTCACCGCGGCGACGATCGCGATGCTGTACAGGTAGGGCCGGCGCGGCTGTGACCGCCGTGCCGGCCGCGCCACCGCGGGGAGCGGGCCCGCCTCGGCCGGGCTGCTCACGACGTAGACATCCATGGCGCCGCTGGCTCGCATGACGCGGTCGACCACCGACTCCCGGAACCACTCGACCCAGCGCGGCCGGTGCGAGGCGCCCACGAAGATCTTCGTCACGTTCTGCGCGCGCGCGTACCGGATGATCTCTTCGGCGGGGTCAACGCCCGGCAGGGTCACGGTCCGCGCCCCGAGTTCCTCGCCGAGCCGAAGTGTGCGGGCGATCCGATCGAGCGCGGCCTCCGACAGCGAGCTCTCCTTGCTCGTCTCCACGTGGAGCACGATCCATTCCGCATCGAGCCCGGCGGCCAGTCGCCGGCCGGCACGCACGAGCCGCTCGCCGATCGGCTCCCCGTTGACGCACACGAGCACCCGCTCGCCCGCGGGCCAGGGCCCGGGGATGGCGTGCGCGCCCATGTACGCGCGCATCGCCTGGTCCACGTGGCCGGCCAGGTAGCGCAGCGCCAACTCCCGCAGGGCCGTCAGATTTCCGGGGCGGAAAAACTTCTGAATCGCCTGGACGGCCTGCCCCGGCAC
This region includes:
- a CDS encoding sensor histidine kinase KdpD, whose protein sequence is MRSGEAERPRPEAFLREAETEERRRQRGKLKLFLGYAAGVGKTYAMLEAARAQVAHGRRVLIAYVETHGRAETEALLTGLPMLPRRRVEYRGVALEELDLDGVLAAGPDLAIIDELAHTNAPGSRHPKRCQDVEEVLAAGIDVFTTLNVQHIESLNDVVAQITGITVRETIPDRIVETADEVELVDVSPDELIERLREGKVYVPGQAVQAIQKFFRPGNLTALRELALRYLAGHVDQAMRAYMGAHAIPGPWPAGERVLVCVNGEPIGERLVRAGRRLAAGLDAEWIVLHVETSKESSLSEAALDRIARTLRLGEELGARTVTLPGVDPAEEIIRYARAQNVTKIFVGASHRPRWVEWFRESVVDRVMRASGAMDVYVVSSPAEAGPLPAVARPARRSQPRRPYLYSIAIVAAVTAVSLLVRGLIDAANLTMLYMLAVVIVALQWGRGPAVTTATLGVLAYDFFIAPPRFSFRASDTQYLLTFAGLLVVGLVISTLAGRAREQAQAVRRREAYTTVLYALSNDLAAARDVDRIVDVVLRHLAATFGRDGAVLLPAGESLRPALMAPKFPLDENELAVATYAFRHGEPAGYGTDTLPGARARYLPLKTAQAVVGVLGITRPPDEGDHLTQEQRRLLQAFASQAALAIERANLADVSRRLELSRETERLQSALLNSISHDLRTPLASITGAVSSLVDADAVLDAETRRELLETAKEQADYLNRLVGNLLEMTRLGGGAVRLRLERADIEDLVGAVLTQMGDALTGREIKVAVEPNLPQIPMDFVLMIQALINVLDNALRYTPPTTAIDVRAWWEDGQVCIQVADRGPGVPHDQLNRIFDKFHRIRRPGDAGGVGLGLTIAAGIVELHGGRIWAENRGGGGLAVTVALPLGASRRPSATEAAGA